In the genome of Triticum urartu cultivar G1812 chromosome 5, Tu2.1, whole genome shotgun sequence, one region contains:
- the LOC125510520 gene encoding cationic amino acid transporter 1-like yields the protein MAMGAEAGGGGARRRGCACAKADFFPEESFSSWAAYGRALRSTGPRLADRLTSRSLEATELHEVRARSGADMKRDLTWWDLAWFGVGAVIGAGIFVLTGQEAKEVAGPAVVVSGVSAMLSVFCYTEFAVEIPVAGGSFAYLRVELGDFMAFVAAGNILLEYCIGGAAVARAWTSYFATLLNHQPGDFRIHAPALSPHYSELDPIAVVVITLICALAVLSTKGSSRFNYLLSILHLAVIAFIIVAGLTKADTSNMRDFTPFGTRGIFAASAVLFFAYIGFDAVSTMAEETRNPARDIPIGLVGSMAVTTALYCVLAVTLCLMQPYGAIDKDAPFSVAFADRGMDWAKYVVAFGALKGMTTVLLVSAVGQARYLTHIARTHMMPPWLAQVHPRTGTPVNATVVMLLATAVIAFFTDLGILANLLSISTLFIFMLVAVALLVRRYYVTGETTAADRNKLVACIAAILATSVATATCWGLNVDGWVPYAVTVPAWLASTVCLWALVPQARTPKLWGAPLVPWLPSASIAINIFLLGSIDAKSFERFGIWSAALLVYYLFVGLHASYDEAKAIAAEARAGKVEDGDAGQMAPPTNGK from the exons ATGGCGATGGGCGCcgaggccggcggcggcggcgcgcggcggcgcggGTGCGCGTGCGCCAAGGCGGACTTCTTCCCGGAGGAGTCGTTCTCGAGCTGGGCGGCGTACGGGCGCGCGCTGCGGAGCACGGGGCCGCGGCTGGCGGACCGCCTCACGTCGCGCTCCCTGGAGGCCACGGAGCTGCACGAGGTGCGCGCGCGGAGCGGCGCCGACATGAAGCGCGACCTCACCTGGTGGGACCTGGCCTGGTTCGGCGTGGGCGCCGTCATCGGCGCCGGCATCTTCGTGCTCACGGGGCAGGAGGCCAAGGAGGTGGCCGGCCCCGCCGTCGTCGTCTCCGGCGTCTCCGCCATGCTCTCCGTCTTCTGCTACACCGAGTTCGCCGTCGAGATACCCGTCGCAG GCGGTTCGTTCGCGTACCTCCGGGTGGAGCTGGGCGACTTCATGGCGTTCGTGGCGGCGGGCAACATCCTCCTCGAGTACTGCAtcggcggcgcggcggtggcGCGCGCCTGGACCTCCTACTTCGCCACGCTGCTCAACCACCAGCCCGGCGACTTCCGCATCCACGCCCCCGCCCTCTCCCCCCACTACTCCGAGCTCGACCCCATCGCCGTCGTGGTCATCACGCTCATCTGCGCCCTCGCCGTCCTCAGCACCAAGGGCTCCTCTCGCTTCAACTACCTCCTCTCCATCCTCCACCTCGCCGTCATCGCCTTCATCATCGTCGCCGGCCTCACCAAGGCCGACACGTCCAACATGCGCGACTTCACGCCCTTCGGCACCCGCGGCATCTTCGCCGCCTCAGCCGTCCTCTTCTTCGCCTACATCGGCTTCGACGCCGTCAGCACCATGGCCGAGGAGACCAGGAACCCCGCCCGCGACATCCCCATCGGCCTCGTGGGGTCCATGGCCGTCACCACCGCGCTCTACTGCGTGCTCGCCGTCACGCTGTGCCTCATGCAGCCCTACGGCGCCATCGACAAGGACGCGCCCTTCTCCGTCGCCTTCGCCGACCGGGGCATGGACTGGGCCAAGTACGTCGTCGCCTTCGGCGCGCTCAAGGGGATGACCACCGTGCTGCTCGTCAGCGCCGTCGGCCAGGCGCGCTACCTCACGCACATCGCCCGCACGCACATGATGCCGCCCTGGCTCGCGCAGGTGCACCCCAGGACCGGCACGCCCGTCAACGCCACCGTCGTCATGCTCCTCGCCACCGccgtcatcgccttcttcaccGACCTCGGCATCCTCGCCAACCTCCTCTCCATCTCCACGCTCTTCATCTTCATGCTCGTCGCCGTCGCGCTGCTCGTCCGCCGCTACTACGTCACCGGCGAGACCACCGCCGCCGACCGCAACAAGCTCGTGGCCTGCATCGCCGCCATCCTGGCCACGTCCGTGGCGACGGCCACGTGCTGGGGCCTGAACGTGGACGGGTGGGTGCCGTACGCGGTGACGGTGCCGGCGTGGCTGGCGTCGACGGTGTGCCTGTGGGCGCTGGTGCCGCAGGCGAGGACGCCCAAGCTGTGGGGGGCGCCGCTGGTGCCGTGGCTGCCGTCGGCGTCCATCGCCATCAACATCTTCCTGCTGGGCTCCATCGACGCCAAGTCGTTCGAGAGGTTCGGGATATGGAGCGCCGCGCTGCTCGTCTACTACCTCTTCGTCGGCCTGCACGCCTCCTACGACGAGGCCAAGGCGATCGCCGCGGAGGCCcgcgccggcaaggtggaggacGGGGACGCTGGGCAGATGGCGCCGCCGACCAACGGCAAGTGA